The Legionella adelaidensis genome has a segment encoding these proteins:
- the eno gene encoding phosphopyruvate hydratase has translation MRITNIHAREILDSRGNPTVEAEVTIENGIKARASVPSGASTGSREACELRDNDAKRYAGKGVKKAVNHINETINKGLHHFNVMEQEQIDHHLCEMDGTANKSNLGANAILAVSLACARAYAQTIQRPLFAALNRDEVMCMPIPMMNVLNGGAHADNNVDIQEFMIMPRGAKDFSSALQMGTEIFHILKSVLKKQGLNTAIGDEGGFAPDLQSNRQALDMLVKAVELAGFGLGTDVVFALDVAASELFKDNQYALSSENKIYSANEMIRYYENLVSEYPIVSIEDGLDESDWEGWRNLTQHLGNKIQLVGDDLFVTNAEILQKGINEKTANAILIKLNQIGTLTETLHTMRLAQAHNYNCIVSHRSGETEDTFIADLAVATGCGQIKTGSLCRTDRVAKYNQLLRINEVTNLPYGK, from the coding sequence ATGCGCATTACAAATATTCACGCTCGCGAAATTTTAGATTCACGCGGAAATCCAACTGTGGAAGCTGAGGTGACTATTGAAAATGGTATAAAAGCCCGTGCGAGTGTTCCTTCCGGTGCATCTACAGGTAGCCGGGAAGCGTGTGAATTGCGAGATAATGATGCAAAAAGGTATGCAGGAAAAGGAGTAAAAAAAGCAGTTAACCATATTAATGAAACCATCAATAAGGGACTGCACCATTTTAATGTAATGGAACAAGAACAGATTGATCATCATCTTTGTGAAATGGATGGTACAGCCAATAAATCGAATTTAGGTGCAAATGCTATATTAGCAGTCTCGCTTGCTTGTGCGAGAGCATATGCCCAAACAATACAACGTCCGCTCTTCGCTGCTCTTAATCGTGATGAAGTCATGTGTATGCCTATTCCCATGATGAATGTCTTAAATGGTGGTGCGCACGCGGATAATAATGTGGACATTCAAGAATTCATGATTATGCCGCGAGGAGCAAAAGATTTTTCCAGTGCATTGCAAATGGGGACGGAAATTTTTCATATTTTAAAGTCTGTTTTAAAAAAGCAGGGATTGAATACCGCTATTGGTGACGAAGGCGGATTTGCTCCTGATCTTCAATCCAACAGGCAAGCACTGGATATGTTAGTAAAAGCGGTTGAGCTGGCCGGTTTTGGTTTGGGGACTGATGTTGTATTTGCCTTGGATGTAGCCGCTTCAGAATTATTTAAGGATAATCAATACGCGCTTAGCTCAGAAAATAAAATCTATAGTGCCAATGAGATGATTCGTTACTATGAAAATTTGGTTTCGGAATATCCAATCGTGAGTATTGAGGATGGTTTAGACGAATCAGACTGGGAAGGGTGGAGAAATTTAACGCAGCACTTAGGAAACAAAATTCAATTAGTAGGGGATGATTTATTTGTCACTAACGCGGAAATTTTGCAAAAAGGAATTAATGAAAAAACGGCAAATGCGATTTTAATTAAATTAAATCAAATAGGCACATTAACTGAAACACTCCATACCATGCGCCTAGCCCAAGCCCATAATTACAATTGCATTGTTTCTCATCGCTCCGGTGAAACAGAAGATACTTTTATAGCAGATTTGGCAGTTGCTACCGGATGCGGTCAAATAAAAACAGGTTCTTTATGCAGAACGGATAGAGTGGCTAAATATAATCAGTTGCTACGTATTAATGAAGTGACAAATCTACCTTATGGGAAATAA
- a CDS encoding TIGR00153 family protein, with product MSSIFNMFGPSPIKPLERHMRVAYQCARQLFPLFEAVLKKNWEEAEILQKKIIALEKESDLIKRDLRLHLPTGLFLPVARTDVLELLSAQDRIANKAEDIAGLIISRRMIIPEALSALFLPFLHRCLDAAKQACKAINELDELLESGFRGNEVKIVEEMILKLDEIEHDSDEKLAEIRHKIFELENDLPALEIIFLYKLVQWIGELADHAQTVGGRLQILIAR from the coding sequence ATGAGTAGCATATTTAATATGTTCGGGCCGTCTCCTATTAAGCCGCTAGAACGGCATATGCGAGTGGCTTATCAATGTGCACGCCAACTCTTTCCCCTTTTTGAAGCGGTATTAAAAAAGAATTGGGAAGAAGCAGAAATATTGCAGAAAAAAATTATTGCATTAGAAAAAGAATCTGACCTTATTAAACGCGATTTACGCCTTCATCTCCCCACGGGCCTCTTTTTACCCGTTGCCCGGACTGATGTTTTAGAACTTTTAAGTGCCCAAGATCGTATTGCCAATAAAGCAGAAGATATTGCGGGTTTGATTATTAGCAGACGCATGATTATTCCTGAAGCATTATCAGCTCTTTTTTTACCTTTTTTACATCGTTGTCTGGACGCTGCCAAGCAAGCTTGCAAAGCGATTAACGAATTAGATGAGCTTTTAGAGTCAGGTTTTCGTGGAAACGAAGTGAAGATAGTAGAAGAAATGATTTTAAAGTTAGACGAAATTGAACATGATAGTGATGAAAAGTTAGCCGAAATACGGCATAAAATTTTTGAATTAGAAAACGATTTACCTGCTTTAGAAATTATCTTCCTCTATAAATTAGTTCAGTGGATTGGTGAGTTAGCCGATCATGCCCAAACCGTTGGAGGCCGCCTCCAAATTCTAATAGCCCGATAA
- a CDS encoding inorganic phosphate transporter: MDYSLIYLILAIALCFLMTWGVGANDLANVMSTTMGSKAITVRQAMLIAVIFEFAGAFLGGTGVTETMRDKIINTSELTNQPLILIEGMLGVLLACTIWMNLASYLGVPVSITNALVGSMVGFGSLVLGKDAIHWDQVYHIAIGWVTSPLIAGTTAYFLFISIQQAIFVKSDPLGKAKLYIPIYLFLIGSILSFITVFKGLNHFDIHLNLKQDLTVTLVTSVIITILGMMFIKRIPEKTNMRRRERFLQVEKYFAVLMAMTACAMVFAHGSNDVALAVGPLSIVHSLTLHAGENITAINYPAWIILLGCFGVVIGLLMYGRKVIETVGSAITALTPSRAFAATLSAATTVVVATSLGIPVSATQTLVGSVLGVGLARGIGALNLIVIRNIFTSWILTLPAASVLTIISYKVLHLLIG, translated from the coding sequence ATGGATTATTCACTCATTTATTTAATACTAGCCATTGCTTTATGTTTTCTCATGACTTGGGGGGTCGGTGCAAATGACCTGGCCAACGTTATGAGCACTACCATGGGTTCAAAAGCTATTACGGTAAGACAAGCCATGCTTATCGCCGTTATTTTTGAATTTGCAGGCGCCTTTCTCGGCGGAACCGGCGTCACTGAAACCATGCGTGATAAAATTATTAATACGAGTGAACTCACCAATCAACCGCTTATTCTCATTGAAGGCATGTTAGGCGTGTTATTGGCTTGTACGATTTGGATGAACCTTGCAAGTTATTTAGGTGTCCCTGTTTCAATTACCAATGCTTTAGTGGGTTCTATGGTAGGATTTGGTAGTCTTGTTCTGGGAAAAGATGCCATCCATTGGGATCAAGTCTATCACATAGCCATTGGTTGGGTGACTTCACCTCTTATTGCTGGAACTACGGCATATTTTTTATTTATTAGTATTCAACAAGCTATTTTTGTAAAAAGTGATCCTTTGGGAAAAGCTAAACTATATATACCTATTTATTTATTTCTTATTGGTTCTATCCTTTCTTTTATTACTGTATTCAAAGGATTAAATCATTTTGATATTCATCTTAACCTTAAACAAGATTTGACGGTGACTTTGGTTACCAGTGTAATTATTACTATTCTCGGCATGATGTTCATTAAACGCATCCCTGAAAAAACAAATATGCGTCGCCGTGAGCGCTTTCTACAAGTCGAAAAATATTTCGCTGTCCTTATGGCTATGACTGCATGTGCCATGGTATTTGCTCATGGCTCAAATGATGTTGCACTCGCTGTAGGCCCTCTTTCAATAGTTCATAGTTTGACTTTACACGCAGGCGAAAATATCACGGCTATTAATTATCCAGCATGGATCATCTTGCTTGGTTGTTTTGGGGTTGTCATTGGGCTCTTAATGTACGGAAGAAAAGTAATAGAAACAGTAGGAAGTGCCATTACTGCCTTAACCCCTAGTCGTGCTTTTGCTGCAACCCTCTCAGCTGCTACCACAGTGGTAGTCGCTACCTCTTTGGGAATCCCTGTGTCTGCCACTCAAACACTCGTAGGATCTGTGTTGGGAGTAGGGTTAGCCAGAGGTATCGGTGCTTTAAATTTAATTGTCATCCGTAATATATTCACTTCCTGGATACTTACTCTTCCAGCTGCCTCCGTATTAACAATCATCTCTTATAAGGTATTGCATTTACTTATTGGATAA
- a CDS encoding adenosine deaminase, whose product MPIKKAELHVHLEGTISPTLAKMLAKRNKLQIPPGLISEDGTSYLYRDFLHFLKVYDTLADLIKTPEDYYDVTFEYLKELALEDTIYVEMMYSPDHAEKTTGAPSINNLEAIQKAIDDAQEKHDIVGRIILTAVRHFGQDASIRVVKEASKKLVPCVTGFGLGGDEINFPPKLFKRAYQMANDLGLECTVHAGEFAPASGMIEAMENLPIKRIGHGVQSIYSPEAVAMVKDRDIALEVCPSSNIQLGLFKNFTEHPFPKFLEEGVKISIGSDDPPFMSTTLPEEYKRVQKAYQYDDATMNRITEMAIDYAFVDEQTKKKLKEKINN is encoded by the coding sequence ATGCCTATTAAAAAAGCAGAACTTCATGTGCATTTAGAAGGGACTATATCCCCTACTTTAGCTAAAATGTTAGCAAAACGAAATAAACTACAAATTCCTCCTGGTTTAATCAGTGAAGATGGAACCAGTTATTTATATCGCGACTTTTTACATTTTTTAAAAGTATATGACACTTTAGCCGATCTTATAAAAACCCCTGAAGACTATTATGATGTGACTTTTGAATACCTTAAAGAATTAGCTTTGGAGGATACTATCTATGTTGAAATGATGTATTCACCCGATCATGCAGAAAAAACAACAGGAGCTCCTTCCATTAATAATTTGGAAGCAATACAGAAAGCCATTGATGATGCGCAAGAGAAACATGATATTGTCGGAAGAATTATTTTAACTGCGGTTCGCCATTTTGGACAAGATGCCTCCATTCGAGTCGTTAAAGAGGCGAGCAAAAAATTAGTTCCTTGCGTTACGGGTTTTGGTTTAGGAGGCGATGAGATCAACTTTCCTCCTAAATTATTCAAAAGGGCATATCAAATGGCCAATGATTTGGGTTTAGAATGCACAGTACACGCTGGTGAGTTTGCGCCAGCAAGTGGCATGATAGAGGCGATGGAGAATCTCCCTATCAAACGTATAGGCCATGGGGTCCAAAGCATTTATTCGCCTGAAGCTGTAGCCATGGTTAAAGACCGGGATATTGCTTTAGAAGTATGTCCTTCCAGTAATATTCAATTAGGACTGTTTAAAAACTTTACGGAGCATCCTTTTCCCAAGTTCCTTGAGGAAGGAGTTAAAATAAGTATTGGTTCCGATGATCCGCCTTTCATGTCTACTACTCTACCCGAAGAATATAAAAGGGTACAAAAAGCTTACCAATATGACGATGCAACTATGAATAGAATCACAGAAATGGCTATTGATTATGCATTTGTGGATGAGCAAACAAAGAAAAAATTAAAAGAGAAAATTAATAATTGA
- a CDS encoding SET domain-containing protein-lysine N-methyltransferase, protein MIITLTNQNKHSPIHIIKVNLRTKSCLLEDGKRIPLQEIISEFKHPLLISSTVDKKQTHFEFVYDDLSTMYQCALFIYSTLLQVDKPSLCEFKIQPSSKFHRSKVPKLLYISMEKEAAANQCITITNFNKLVSDLSGFPFQFSEDVLIETTLFAKDLPQKINGDILIEANQEIMDILLHPPKPDHSELRLLNAHVGFAVYARRDIEKGELIGFYTGVKKASTPNNTRYMFEYTRDSLHLILDAHDYGNITRFINHAPDKPPSPDYQFLLSNLKSRFERINGIEVVLYEAKQPIKKGEQLLINYGNEFFHPNNLTYFNKHGDSFNSINQKKKPAKLPLNHIKIFAKYGVKGAQLYLLRRAIIILISILLLIGLINYV, encoded by the coding sequence TTGATTATTACCTTAACCAATCAAAATAAACATTCGCCTATCCATATTATTAAAGTTAATTTAAGAACAAAGTCTTGTCTTCTGGAAGATGGTAAAAGAATTCCTTTGCAAGAAATTATTTCAGAATTCAAACATCCTCTTTTAATTTCCTCAACTGTAGACAAAAAACAAACACATTTTGAGTTTGTTTATGACGATCTGTCTACCATGTATCAATGCGCTCTTTTTATCTATTCAACTTTATTGCAAGTCGACAAACCCTCCCTTTGTGAATTTAAAATACAGCCTTCATCAAAATTTCACAGAAGTAAGGTTCCAAAACTTCTTTATATTTCTATGGAAAAAGAAGCAGCGGCGAACCAATGCATTACCATTACTAACTTTAATAAATTAGTTTCCGATCTATCAGGTTTTCCTTTTCAATTTTCAGAAGACGTGTTAATTGAAACTACGTTGTTTGCTAAAGACCTCCCCCAAAAAATAAACGGCGATATCCTTATTGAAGCAAATCAAGAAATCATGGATATTTTATTGCATCCACCCAAACCGGATCATAGTGAATTAAGATTATTAAATGCTCATGTTGGCTTCGCAGTGTATGCACGGCGGGATATTGAGAAAGGCGAGCTCATTGGTTTTTATACCGGTGTAAAAAAAGCCTCTACACCTAACAATACTCGCTATATGTTTGAATACACTCGTGACTCACTCCATTTAATTTTAGATGCCCATGATTATGGAAATATCACCCGCTTTATTAACCATGCCCCGGATAAACCACCTTCACCTGACTACCAATTTTTATTATCGAATCTCAAAAGCCGTTTTGAGCGTATTAATGGGATTGAAGTAGTGCTCTATGAAGCTAAACAACCTATAAAAAAAGGAGAGCAATTACTCATTAATTACGGAAATGAATTTTTTCACCCTAACAATTTAACTTACTTTAATAAGCATGGGGATTCATTCAACTCCATCAATCAAAAGAAAAAGCCCGCCAAGCTCCCACTCAATCATATTAAAATTTTTGCAAAATATGGAGTTAAAGGAGCCCAGCTATACTTGTTACGTCGAGCCATAATTATCTTAATTTCAATTTTGCTATTAATTGGATTAATAAATTATGTTTGA
- the rpoH gene encoding RNA polymerase sigma factor RpoH yields MSLQLQLSTMNLPVGSIDAYIYRVNQIPMLTAEEEVECARRFREEGDIEGARRLVLAHLRYVVRVARGYLGYGLPLNDLIQEGNIGLMKAVKRFDPAMGVRLVSFAVHWIKAEIHEFVLQNWRIVKIATTKAQRKLFFNMRQMKKRLGWMNNEEVDAVAQDLGVSREDVLLMEQRLNAMDTSFDASGTEDEEQSQQLVPARYLYDENSDPAHLFEQEDSTTQNHEKLHIALDQLDERSQDILQQRWLSNEKALTLHALAEKYGVSAERIRQLEKNAMKKLRQYMEASAS; encoded by the coding sequence ATGAGTCTGCAGTTGCAACTTTCAACAATGAATTTGCCAGTAGGCAGTATTGATGCGTATATCTATCGTGTCAACCAAATTCCTATGCTTACTGCCGAAGAGGAAGTGGAGTGCGCCCGAAGATTTCGTGAAGAAGGCGATATCGAAGGTGCAAGACGTTTAGTTTTGGCACATTTGCGCTACGTTGTTCGGGTAGCCAGGGGATATTTAGGTTATGGTTTACCTCTCAATGATCTAATCCAAGAAGGTAATATTGGCCTCATGAAAGCAGTTAAGCGATTTGACCCAGCTATGGGCGTACGCTTAGTGTCTTTTGCTGTTCATTGGATTAAAGCCGAAATTCACGAGTTTGTTCTACAAAATTGGCGAATCGTTAAAATTGCGACGACAAAAGCCCAACGTAAGTTATTTTTTAATATGCGACAAATGAAAAAACGTTTGGGTTGGATGAATAATGAAGAAGTAGATGCAGTGGCTCAGGACCTTGGTGTTTCTCGTGAAGATGTTCTATTAATGGAACAAAGATTAAATGCTATGGATACCTCTTTTGATGCGTCTGGCACAGAAGATGAAGAACAATCGCAGCAGCTAGTACCTGCGCGTTATTTGTATGATGAGAATAGTGATCCTGCGCACTTATTCGAACAAGAAGATAGTACCACCCAAAACCATGAAAAATTACATATAGCTTTAGATCAGTTAGATGAGCGTAGCCAAGATATCTTACAGCAGCGCTGGTTATCTAATGAAAAAGCCCTCACTTTACATGCGTTGGCCGAAAAATATGGCGTCTCGGCAGAGCGTATTCGTCAATTAGAAAAAAATGCAATGAAAAAATTGCGCCAGTATATGGAAGCATCCGCCTCATAA
- the ftsX gene encoding permease-like cell division protein FtsX, with protein sequence MLARIKSYFACHMQAAVNSLNFLCRKPLANTMTIIVIAITLALPALFFVFTTNIENLTITWKRSGHIALYLKSLSPEEELSLLTKIKEINGVGEVSLKSPSEGLAELQQQEGMQDIMQFLPENPLPSVVDVIPAISIDSPAKLEQLYSQLNALPQVDQAKLDMEWINRLHALLGFVGKIADGLMILLAIAVVLIIGNTLRLAIQNRYEEIQVLKLIGATDPFITRPFLYSGIWYGLGGAIVAVLLVNIFLLSLGIAANKVAAAYQMHYPLQGLTFSQGCILLITASILGWLGARLSVKRQLASIEPYN encoded by the coding sequence ATGTTAGCGCGCATAAAATCCTATTTTGCCTGTCATATGCAAGCAGCGGTGAATAGTTTAAATTTTCTTTGCCGCAAACCTCTGGCAAACACTATGACTATTATTGTAATTGCCATAACCTTGGCATTACCCGCTCTTTTTTTTGTATTCACTACCAATATTGAAAATTTAACTATCACCTGGAAAAGAAGCGGTCATATAGCTCTGTATTTGAAATCCCTTTCTCCCGAAGAAGAGCTATCATTGTTAACCAAAATAAAGGAAATAAATGGTGTAGGTGAAGTCAGCTTAAAGTCCCCCTCTGAAGGCCTTGCAGAATTACAACAACAAGAAGGGATGCAGGATATTATGCAATTTTTACCTGAAAATCCTCTCCCGTCAGTAGTAGATGTTATTCCCGCTATTTCTATCGATTCACCAGCCAAGCTCGAACAACTATATTCTCAATTAAACGCATTGCCTCAGGTGGATCAAGCCAAGCTAGATATGGAGTGGATTAATAGATTACATGCCCTGTTGGGATTTGTCGGGAAGATTGCAGACGGGCTAATGATTTTATTAGCTATTGCTGTCGTTCTAATTATTGGAAATACTTTACGTTTAGCTATTCAAAATCGTTATGAAGAAATTCAAGTTTTAAAATTAATTGGCGCAACAGACCCGTTTATCACCAGACCTTTTTTATATTCAGGTATATGGTATGGATTGGGCGGGGCTATTGTTGCCGTATTGCTAGTAAATATTTTTTTATTAAGCTTAGGTATTGCCGCTAATAAAGTAGCCGCAGCCTATCAAATGCATTACCCGCTACAAGGACTTACCTTTTCTCAGGGATGTATTTTACTTATTACAGCAAGCATACTAGGCTGGCTTGGAGCCAGGCTGTCAGTTAAGAGACAACTTGCTTCTATTGAGCCCTATAATTGA
- a CDS encoding isocitrate/isopropylmalate dehydrogenase family protein yields MKKQLKIAVLPGDGIGAEVTYACLDIFKILNIPVELSIGEIGWTCWQNEATPIPQRTWDLIYDSDVTLLGAVTSKPKREAEKEVAVEKRKNPPEYISPIIQLRQGLDLYANVRPCFNIKDQNNSFNLCIIRENTEGLYAGFDYSSLPREMTPLLSSKKKWKNISPEDISCSLRLQTRSGLQRIFKFAFHYADTYNLGQVTYADKPNVLRNSSAFAREIFEKVAEDYPHIKSDILNVDAVALWLVRCPEKFGVIVAENMFGDILSDVGAAVMGGLGFAPSANIGEKGVYYEPVHGSAPKIPINQANPCAMFLTIALLLEHQGFKKQGARLREAVKKIVSENQFITYDVGGKSSTEEMAKAILNECAY; encoded by the coding sequence GTGAAAAAACAATTAAAAATTGCTGTTTTACCAGGCGATGGTATAGGTGCTGAAGTTACCTATGCTTGTTTAGATATATTTAAAATATTAAATATTCCTGTGGAGCTAAGTATCGGAGAGATTGGGTGGACCTGTTGGCAAAATGAGGCCACTCCTATACCCCAGAGAACATGGGATTTAATCTATGATAGTGACGTGACTTTATTAGGAGCGGTCACTAGTAAGCCGAAACGGGAAGCAGAGAAAGAAGTTGCGGTAGAGAAAAGAAAAAATCCTCCTGAATATATTTCACCGATTATTCAATTACGACAAGGGTTGGATCTTTATGCGAATGTAAGGCCTTGCTTTAATATCAAAGACCAAAATAATTCTTTCAACCTATGCATTATCCGTGAAAATACCGAAGGACTTTATGCTGGGTTTGATTATTCTTCTCTACCGCGAGAAATGACTCCTCTTTTAAGTAGCAAAAAGAAGTGGAAAAATATTTCGCCTGAAGATATAAGTTGCTCCCTGCGATTACAAACCCGCTCTGGGTTGCAGCGCATTTTCAAGTTTGCTTTTCATTATGCTGATACGTATAACCTGGGGCAGGTGACATATGCTGACAAGCCGAATGTATTGCGAAACAGTAGCGCGTTTGCTCGGGAAATATTTGAAAAGGTAGCGGAGGATTATCCCCATATTAAAAGCGATATTTTAAATGTGGATGCAGTTGCGTTATGGTTAGTTCGCTGTCCTGAAAAGTTTGGGGTTATTGTAGCCGAAAATATGTTTGGCGATATTTTATCAGATGTTGGTGCCGCAGTTATGGGCGGGTTAGGTTTCGCTCCTAGCGCTAATATTGGTGAGAAAGGAGTTTATTATGAACCAGTGCATGGGAGTGCTCCTAAAATTCCAATAAATCAAGCAAACCCTTGTGCGATGTTTTTAACCATCGCTTTACTTTTAGAACACCAAGGGTTTAAAAAGCAAGGGGCCAGACTCAGGGAAGCGGTTAAGAAAATAGTAAGCGAAAATCAATTTATTACGTATGATGTGGGTGGTAAGAGCTCCACCGAGGAAATGGCTAAGGCAATATTAAATGAATGCGCCTATTAA
- a CDS encoding 4-hydroxy-2-oxovalerate aldolase, with protein MHKLKVMDVTLRDGGNRNNFHFNDQDLEQILSPLDKSGIDYVEIGYRNGAIRPVDNIGRAGLCDKKYLKTCQAHLQNTQIVVMAYPQNLTKEDLLDLIEQGVSLLRLCVLRGDLKSAFPVVELSQQLGLKASINLVHVSQYGEEELDNAVKLATEFNPHVIYFADSNGTLHPERVKAMYDKYVEKYPISFGFHAHDNLGLAQANTIAAIQSGVEYIDFSVGGMGKGIGNLRTEYFLAYLQAKGLKKYNLEPILQAANYVRNTFNTEKDPIDMDEFIRGIYDLSTAEVKKLKIE; from the coding sequence ATGCATAAATTAAAAGTGATGGATGTTACCCTCAGGGACGGTGGTAACCGTAATAATTTTCATTTTAACGACCAAGATTTAGAACAAATCCTGAGCCCGCTTGATAAATCGGGAATAGATTATGTTGAAATTGGGTATCGTAATGGGGCTATAAGACCTGTAGACAATATAGGTAGAGCAGGTCTCTGTGACAAAAAATATCTAAAGACTTGCCAAGCGCATCTTCAAAATACTCAAATTGTAGTAATGGCTTATCCACAAAATTTAACTAAAGAAGATTTATTGGATTTAATAGAACAGGGAGTGTCCCTATTGCGTTTATGTGTTTTACGCGGTGACCTGAAAAGTGCTTTTCCTGTGGTTGAATTGAGCCAGCAGTTAGGACTGAAAGCTTCAATTAATCTTGTTCACGTTTCACAGTATGGTGAAGAGGAGCTAGACAATGCGGTAAAGCTTGCTACCGAATTTAATCCCCATGTTATTTATTTTGCTGACTCAAATGGCACTCTTCATCCTGAGCGGGTAAAAGCTATGTATGATAAGTATGTAGAAAAATATCCTATTTCATTTGGATTCCACGCGCATGATAATCTTGGTTTGGCACAGGCAAATACGATTGCTGCTATTCAGTCAGGAGTGGAGTACATTGATTTTTCTGTGGGAGGGATGGGTAAAGGTATTGGTAATCTACGCACTGAATATTTCCTTGCTTATTTGCAGGCAAAAGGACTAAAGAAATATAATTTAGAGCCAATATTACAAGCAGCTAATTACGTAAGAAATACATTTAATACCGAAAAAGATCCTATTGATATGGATGAATTTATTCGCGGGATTTATGATCTGTCGACTGCAGAAGTAAAAAAACTGAAAATTGAATGA
- a CDS encoding dienelactone hydrolase family protein: protein MIHSEEIQYTDGETNFHGFLAFDNKENNPRPCILIAHDWGGRGEDFCQKAVQLAKHGYIGFAIDMYGEAKTTELKIERRALYNSVVSDRKKLANRILAAFEAAKNHPKVIVTKIAAIGYCFGGLCVLDLARTGADVTGVVSFHGPLLAPENGACTKVSAKILVLHGYDDPLVPPQQIQAFAKEMTHRKVDWQIHMYGLTQHSFTNPKANDDEMGLHYNEKADKRSWQSTLDFLKEVLA, encoded by the coding sequence ATGATACATTCTGAAGAAATACAATATACGGATGGCGAAACGAACTTTCATGGTTTTTTGGCATTTGATAACAAGGAAAACAATCCTAGACCTTGTATCTTAATTGCACATGATTGGGGTGGAAGAGGGGAAGACTTTTGTCAAAAAGCAGTACAACTGGCTAAACATGGGTATATAGGCTTTGCTATTGACATGTATGGGGAAGCAAAAACTACGGAATTAAAAATAGAACGGCGTGCTTTGTATAATTCTGTAGTCAGTGATCGAAAAAAGTTGGCTAATCGTATATTGGCTGCTTTCGAAGCTGCAAAAAATCATCCTAAAGTTATAGTTACTAAAATTGCGGCTATTGGATATTGCTTTGGTGGATTATGTGTGCTTGATTTAGCACGGACAGGCGCCGATGTAACAGGAGTAGTCAGCTTTCATGGGCCATTACTTGCTCCTGAAAACGGAGCATGCACAAAAGTTAGCGCCAAAATTTTGGTTCTTCACGGTTACGACGACCCTCTTGTCCCTCCTCAACAAATACAAGCATTTGCCAAAGAAATGACACATAGGAAGGTCGATTGGCAAATTCATATGTATGGCTTAACCCAACATTCTTTTACTAACCCAAAGGCAAATGATGATGAAATGGGTTTACACTACAATGAAAAAGCAGATAAAAGATCATGGCAAAGTACATTAGATTTTTTAAAGGAAGTTTTAGCGTAA
- a CDS encoding CBU_0585 family protein, with protein MSSYDIDKAYVSPFDRFLFEYDATHEKSASQLAEIKKHARISALRDNPDLEAKSEEIWKEF; from the coding sequence GTGAGTAGTTACGATATAGATAAAGCTTATGTAAGTCCCTTTGATCGATTTCTTTTTGAGTATGATGCAACGCATGAGAAATCCGCATCTCAATTGGCTGAAATTAAAAAGCACGCCCGCATTTCTGCTCTCCGTGACAATCCAGATTTAGAAGCCAAATCTGAAGAAATATGGAAAGAGTTTTAA